A window of the Oryza brachyantha chromosome 5, ObraRS2, whole genome shotgun sequence genome harbors these coding sequences:
- the LOC102705255 gene encoding cytochrome P450 85A1-like: MEPGLAAAWSWSWMLLLLLALLLLALSCSWWKRLPQLAAEAAAAAPLPPPAAGPGAGGGSWLMRWVWQWRETAAFLAAHGSGRGFYHFVHARYLRHGPCFRTALLGRVHVFLPASAPAAYQLLAAEPSHFAKRYARTAAELLGAHSILCCSHVEHRLARRAVATLFSMPSTAAFTATFDRLASDVIVGQWRPRNGDDTATVQVVALDAALEISYGAICEMLVGKKNRLERVRGEVFAVTQAMLALPLRWVPGSRFRRGLEARKRIMAALREEMAARQHEHDQHGGDLLSVLMQRRRQRHHHPDALTTEEQILDNILTLIIAGQVTTATAITWMLKYLSDNRHIQDKLRAEAVGVELKNNQAGLVTMQDLNGMEYAYKAVKESLRMATIVSWFPRLALDDCHLAGFQIRKDWIVNIDARSLHYDPAVFDNPTVFDPSRFNEEGSDDETVKKKKKKKGPSAAQQRRLLVFGAGSRTCLGMNLAKIMMLVFLYRLLTNFRWEMADDDTSLEKWAMFPRLKNGCPIRLTPINSSSQIPRES, from the exons ATGGAGCCCGGCCTTGCAGCAGCATGGTCATGGTCatggatgctgctgctgctgctggcgctCCTACTCCTTGCCTTGTCCTGCTCATGGTGGAAGAGGCTACCCCAATTAGcagcagaggcggcggcggcggctcctcttcctcctccagctgCAGGtccaggagcaggaggaggatcaTGGTTGATGAGGTGGGTGTGGCAGTGGCGGGAGACGGCGGCCTTCCTGGCGGCGCACGGCAGCGGGCGGGGCTTCTACCACTTCGTCCACGCGCGCTACCTCCGCCACGGGCCCTGCTTCCGCACCGCGCTCTTGGGCCGCGTCCACGTCTtcctccccgcctccgccccggccGCCTACCAGCTCCTCGCCGCGGAGCCGTCCCACTTCGCCAAGCGCTAcgcccgcaccgccgccgagctgctCGGCGCCCACAGCATCCTCTGCTGCTCCCACGTGGAGCACCGCCTCGCGCGGCGCGCCGTGGCCACGCTCTTCTCCATGCCATCCACCGCAGCCTTCACCGCGACCTTCGACCGGCTGGCGAGCGACGTGATCGTGGGGCAGTGGAGGCCGAGGAATGGAGACGACACAGCAACGGTGCAGGTGGTGGCGCTGGACGCCGCTCTGGAGATAAGCTACGGGGCCATCTGCGAGATGCTGGTGGGGAAGAAGAATAGGCTGGAGCGGGTGCGGGGCGAGGTGTTCGCGGTGACGCAGGCCATGCTGGCGCTGCCGCTGCGGTGGGTGCCTGGGTCGCGGTTCCGCAGGGGGCTGGAGGCGAGGAAGCGCATCATGGCGGCGCTGAgggaggagatggcggcgaGACAGCATGAGCATGATCAGCATGGTGGGGACTTGCTGAGCGTGCTGAtgcagaggaggaggcagaggcaTCATCATCCGGACGCCCTGACGACGGAGGAGCAGATTCTGGACAACATTCTGACGCTGATCATCGCCGGGCAGGTTACGACGGCCACCGCCATCACCTGGATGCTCAAGTATTTGAGCGACAACCGCCATATCCAGGACAAGCTACGA GCAGAGGCAGTTGGGGTGGAGCTCAAAAACAACCAGGCTGGTCTTGTTACGATGCAAGACCTAAACGGCATGGAGTACGCCTACAAGGCAGTCAAAGAATCCTTGAGGATGGCCACCATTGTTTCTTGGTTTCCCAGACTAGCGCTCGACGACTGCCACCTTGCAG GCTTTCAGATTAGAAAGGATTGGATTGTAAATATTGACGCCAGGTCTCTCCACTACGACCCAGCGGTTTTCGACAACCCAACCGTCTTTGATCCTTCTAGGTTCAAC GAAGAGGGATCAGATGATGAGAcagtgaagaagaagaagaagaagaaggggcCATCGGCAGCACAACAGAGGCGGCTGTTAGTGTTTGGAGCAGGCAGCAGGACATGCCTGGGGATGAACCTCGCTAAGATCATGATGCTCGTCTTCCTCTACCGCCTTCTCACCAATTTCAG
- the LOC102705818 gene encoding protein NEN4: protein MAMVFFDVETTAADHHQRLLEFGAIVVCPRKLVEVDSYHTLIRPADLSAVSKRFTDVDVASAPTFEEVADSIFAILHGRVWAGHNIQRFDCHRIREAFAAIGRPPPEPLAVVDSLNVLAQDFGRRAGDLKMATLASYFGIGKQRHRSLDDARMNLEVLKHCATVLLLESSLPPGTLLGLGGAITRGRRRSNVQAPATLKLNQETISSNKASSAAAGVRKPSSCKRDSVGRMVAQRPKEATTTTAKPQCFHMILRHSRTILR from the coding sequence ATGGCGATGGTGTTCTTCGACgtggagacgacggcggcggatcATCATCAGCGGCTGCTGGAGTTCGGCGCCATCGTGGTGTGCCCCCGCAAGCTGGTGGAGGTGGACAGCTACCACACGCTCATCCGGCCGGCCGACCTCTCCGCCGTCTCCAAGCGCTTCACCGACGTCGACGTCGCCTCCGCGCCTACCTTCGAGGAGGTGGCCGACAGCATCTTCGCCATCCTCCACGGCCGCGTCTGGGCGGGCCACAACATCCAGCGCTTCGACTGCCACCGCATCCGGGAGGCCTTCGCCGCCAtcggccgcccgccgccggagccccTCGCGGTGGTCGACTCGCTCAACGTGCTGGCGCAGGACTTtgggcggcgcgccggcgaccTCAAGATGGCGACGCTGGCCTCCTACTTCGGCATTGGCAAGCAGAGGCACAGGAGCCTGGACGACGCCCGCATGAACCTGGAGGTGCTCAAGCACTGCGCCACCGTGCTGCTGCTCGAGTCCAGCCTTCCTCCGGGCACGCTGCTGGGACTAGGAGGCGCCATcacgagggggaggaggaggagcaacgTGCAGGCACCGGCCACCCTGAAGCTGAACCAAGAAACCATCAGTAGTAACAAGGCAAGTTCTGCAGCTGCTGGTGTGAGGAAGCCGTCGTCGTGCAAGAGGGACAGCGTGGGAAGGATGGTGGCGCAGAGGCCCAAGGAAGccaccacgacgacggcgaagcCTCAATGCTTCCACATGATCCTCAGGCACTCCAGGACCATACTCAGATAG